One Dissulfuribacter thermophilus genomic region harbors:
- a CDS encoding MG2 domain-containing protein: MKQKFLLLVLLILFGATAGQAAWANVAINFTTDKDSYTKGEVVQVILELTNDQNKALFIDEAKIVLKDPNNKKRAKFKIKEETENVFSFAYKIKEDDPEGTWSVRLKLKAEVGKEDGDEEDEKEEEKKFKSRITFTVNSRTSNQDVVNDNSQPQADTGSGSDVGQTPQEPTSSTGNNTQTNTATNTGGVGVTGSHDFITAWNGTSTCIGCHLDKAEEVHSSVHYQWLGDAVNVVNGPNVQGKLDVGVNSYCINILGNWNGCNKCHIGLGQRPDPNPTQAQLENIDCLICHQKEYKRINVNGTYVPDSSKMNISILEAAQTVHLPERENCLQCHAFGGGGDNFKRGDMPFALSNTSDREFDVHMSTTGANLKCQDCHITQNHKIAGRGSDLRPTELDMPVECGNCHTPQANGTGHDPTINRHIARVACQTCHIPEYARDAKDTPASEKTEAFRNWLEPHQTPSGAIHPTPTMAGNLMPVYKWWNKTSYAYTLFENVIYDPETGKIPTSMPNGSPNESGAKIYPFKYKTALQPFAPAQNKLIALDTSIYFQTGDADLATKAGLKNMGLSENEPYEWVETETFQLITHEVPPKQFALNCTDCHGSTARMDLQGKLGYAPKADSRTLCTQCHGYKDPANISFYALHDKHVASKKYDCSWCHSFSRPERGLKAN, translated from the coding sequence ATGAAGCAAAAGTTCCTTTTACTCGTCCTGCTAATCTTGTTTGGAGCGACTGCGGGGCAGGCGGCATGGGCCAATGTCGCGATCAATTTTACTACTGACAAAGACAGTTACACCAAAGGCGAAGTGGTGCAAGTGATTTTGGAACTAACCAATGACCAAAACAAAGCACTATTTATCGACGAGGCAAAAATTGTGCTAAAAGATCCCAATAATAAAAAAAGGGCAAAGTTTAAAATCAAAGAGGAGACGGAAAATGTCTTTTCATTTGCCTACAAAATAAAGGAAGACGACCCCGAAGGGACTTGGTCAGTTCGTTTAAAGCTCAAAGCCGAGGTCGGCAAGGAAGACGGAGATGAGGAAGACGAAAAAGAAGAAGAAAAAAAATTCAAAAGTCGGATAACATTTACTGTGAATTCCCGGACTTCTAACCAAGATGTGGTTAATGACAATTCACAGCCCCAGGCAGACACAGGAAGCGGCTCTGATGTAGGCCAGACACCCCAAGAGCCTACCAGCTCAACCGGAAACAATACCCAGACCAATACGGCCACCAATACAGGGGGAGTCGGTGTAACAGGAAGCCATGATTTTATAACTGCCTGGAATGGAACGAGCACCTGTATTGGATGTCACCTAGACAAAGCAGAGGAAGTCCACTCTTCTGTCCATTATCAGTGGCTCGGAGATGCAGTTAATGTCGTAAACGGCCCAAATGTTCAGGGTAAACTCGATGTCGGGGTCAACAGCTACTGCATAAATATCCTGGGGAACTGGAATGGCTGTAACAAATGCCATATTGGACTCGGGCAAAGACCTGATCCAAACCCTACCCAGGCACAGCTTGAAAACATAGATTGCCTGATTTGTCACCAGAAAGAATATAAGAGAATCAATGTAAACGGCACATATGTACCTGATAGCTCAAAAATGAATATCAGCATCCTAGAGGCTGCTCAAACTGTCCACCTCCCTGAGAGAGAAAACTGCTTGCAGTGTCATGCCTTCGGAGGCGGTGGAGACAATTTTAAAAGGGGTGACATGCCCTTTGCCCTTTCAAACACCTCAGACAGAGAATTTGACGTCCACATGTCCACGACTGGAGCAAACCTCAAATGTCAGGATTGTCATATCACCCAAAACCACAAGATAGCAGGAAGGGGTTCTGATCTAAGACCAACAGAACTCGACATGCCAGTAGAATGCGGCAACTGCCATACACCTCAGGCAAATGGCACTGGCCACGACCCAACAATTAATAGGCACATTGCACGGGTTGCCTGTCAGACTTGCCACATTCCTGAATACGCACGCGATGCCAAAGACACTCCGGCATCTGAAAAAACCGAAGCATTTAGGAACTGGCTTGAACCACACCAGACACCGTCAGGGGCAATTCATCCAACTCCCACAATGGCTGGCAATCTCATGCCTGTGTACAAGTGGTGGAATAAGACCAGCTATGCCTATACCCTCTTTGAAAACGTCATTTATGACCCAGAGACAGGCAAGATCCCCACTTCTATGCCAAATGGTAGCCCAAATGAAAGCGGAGCTAAGATCTATCCATTCAAATACAAAACTGCACTCCAGCCCTTTGCTCCGGCACAGAACAAGTTGATAGCCCTTGACACCAGCATTTATTTCCAGACCGGAGATGCAGACCTTGCTACTAAAGCAGGTTTGAAGAACATGGGATTGAGCGAAAATGAACCCTATGAGTGGGTCGAAACAGAGACATTCCAGCTCATCACCCACGAGGTTCCACCAAAGCAATTCGCCTTAAATTGTACTGATTGCCATGGTTCTACTGCTAGAATGGATCTACAAGGGAAACTTGGTTACGCCCCCAAGGCGGACTCACGAACCCTCTGCACCCAGTGCCATGGATACAAAGACCCAGCAAATATATCATTTTATGCACTCCATGATAAGCATGTTGCATCAAAGAAATATGATTGCTCTTGGTGCCATAGCTTCTCAAGGCCCGAAAGGGGGCTTAAGGCCAACTAA
- a CDS encoding efflux RND transporter permease subunit, which produces MKGSIRWMAQNHVAANLLMLVFIVGGLFMLKNLKQEIFPEVSLDTIQVSVAYPGASPEEIEDGIILKIEENLTEVDGIKEIQSQAREGIGIVNAVLREDANPDLVLQDVKNAVDRIITFPEDAEKPIISKLVNRREVVSVVVHGDLSERALRELVEEIRDELLQKPNITQVDLAGIRPYEITIEIPEENLRRYRLTLNEIASRIRHSSLDVPGGRIKARGGEILIRTKEKRYTAQEYKDIIIIARPDGTLVRLGDIAKVRDGFEDIDLIARFNGEPAAMVKIYRVGDQRPTDISETVRKFVESRSKTLPPGVHLSIWNDTSEILKSRMNLLIKNALLGLILVFLVLGAFLETSLAIWVMLGIPISFLGALFFMPFLDLSINMVSLFAFIMALGIVVDDAIVVGESIYEQRERGKDRLRAAIDGAIEVGIPVIFSVLTTIVAFIPLIFVTGIMGKFIKVIPMVVITIFVISLIESLYVLPSHLSFGVGPNLFKTGRIWISNCLKKVVEGPYKKLLKFSLKHRYATCALAISVFLITIGILRGGIMKFTFMPEVESDIIKVYIQMPVGTPIEETERVQEYVVDKGLQVIKEFDSKRKDGTSILRGVYALSGGTIPGGGPTGGAISTGTHLANIRMALEPYEIRGFSTNEVLNRWRELVGEIPGVEAITFKANLVHMGANIDVQIAHKDPHVLVKVRDELKKALSSYPGVYNIEDNYSVGKQEFKIFLRPEGRLLGITEEDLGRQIRAAFYGAEALRLQRGRNEVKVMVRYPDARRRSVFDLEDMRIRTPGGGEVPLKYVAKIVPGRGYNAIYRFNRKRVIDVTASVDKKVANAQDILDDLKTGLLKRLVNDYPGLTFSLEGESKERRESMDSMMSGFLLALFGIYALLAIPFKSYVQPFIIMLAIPFGVVGAILGHMIMGYNLSILSMFGIVALSGVVVNDSLLLVDQANKVRRKGHSTFEALVIAATRRFRPILLTSLTTFFGLTPMILETSVQAQFLIPMAISLGFGILFATIITLFLIPSFYLVLEDVKSFYAFKKVDQKNG; this is translated from the coding sequence ATGAAGGGTTCTATCCGATGGATGGCCCAAAATCATGTGGCCGCAAACCTCTTGATGTTGGTATTTATAGTTGGCGGCCTTTTTATGCTCAAAAACTTGAAACAGGAGATATTTCCTGAAGTAAGTCTCGACACCATTCAGGTATCCGTAGCCTATCCAGGTGCAAGTCCTGAGGAGATAGAAGACGGCATCATTTTAAAGATCGAAGAAAACCTCACTGAAGTCGATGGAATAAAAGAGATCCAGTCCCAGGCAAGAGAAGGTATTGGCATCGTCAACGCAGTTTTGAGGGAGGATGCCAACCCCGATCTAGTCCTACAAGATGTTAAAAACGCGGTGGATCGGATAATTACCTTTCCAGAGGATGCTGAAAAACCCATAATATCAAAACTCGTAAACAGACGAGAAGTTGTCTCAGTAGTCGTTCATGGAGACCTGAGTGAGCGGGCCTTACGTGAATTGGTAGAGGAGATCAGGGATGAACTCCTCCAGAAACCGAATATTACCCAGGTAGACCTTGCTGGGATAAGACCGTACGAGATCACCATAGAGATACCAGAGGAAAACTTAAGGCGTTATCGGCTTACTTTAAACGAGATTGCATCGAGGATCAGACATTCCTCCCTTGATGTTCCAGGTGGCCGCATAAAGGCCAGAGGAGGGGAGATACTTATTCGAACAAAGGAAAAACGCTACACTGCCCAGGAATATAAGGACATAATCATAATAGCCCGCCCCGATGGGACGTTAGTCAGGCTTGGAGACATAGCAAAGGTTCGAGATGGCTTTGAGGACATCGATCTCATAGCGAGATTTAACGGTGAGCCTGCGGCCATGGTCAAGATTTATAGGGTAGGGGATCAGCGTCCCACCGACATATCAGAGACCGTAAGGAAATTCGTAGAATCTCGTTCTAAGACCCTTCCACCAGGAGTGCATCTTTCTATATGGAACGATACATCAGAGATCCTTAAGAGCAGGATGAATCTCCTCATAAAAAATGCGTTACTTGGTTTGATCCTGGTGTTTTTGGTGCTTGGGGCCTTTCTTGAGACTAGTCTCGCAATTTGGGTCATGTTGGGCATCCCCATTTCTTTTTTAGGGGCCCTTTTCTTTATGCCCTTTTTGGACCTTTCCATAAACATGGTATCCCTTTTTGCCTTCATCATGGCGCTGGGGATCGTGGTTGACGATGCAATTGTGGTTGGTGAGAGCATCTACGAGCAAAGAGAGCGTGGAAAAGATCGTCTTAGGGCAGCAATAGATGGGGCAATTGAAGTTGGGATACCAGTAATTTTTTCAGTGCTTACCACAATCGTCGCCTTCATCCCCCTAATATTCGTAACGGGTATCATGGGTAAATTTATAAAGGTAATACCCATGGTAGTAATAACTATTTTTGTTATCTCTCTTATAGAGTCACTATATGTTCTCCCTTCACATCTGTCCTTTGGAGTGGGTCCTAACTTATTTAAAACTGGCCGGATCTGGATATCAAATTGCTTGAAAAAAGTGGTGGAAGGGCCATACAAGAAACTGCTCAAATTCTCACTGAAACACAGATACGCTACTTGTGCCCTGGCAATTTCCGTCTTTCTCATAACCATAGGGATTCTGCGAGGGGGCATCATGAAGTTCACTTTTATGCCAGAGGTGGAATCGGATATCATAAAAGTCTACATACAGATGCCAGTGGGAACCCCCATTGAGGAGACAGAACGGGTACAGGAGTACGTGGTAGATAAAGGGCTTCAGGTAATAAAGGAGTTTGACTCCAAGAGAAAAGACGGTACTTCCATTTTGCGCGGGGTTTACGCTTTGTCCGGGGGGACAATCCCAGGGGGAGGACCGACTGGTGGAGCGATCAGTACAGGCACCCACCTTGCAAATATCAGGATGGCCTTGGAACCCTATGAGATCAGAGGATTTTCTACGAATGAGGTGCTAAATAGGTGGAGAGAGCTAGTGGGGGAGATCCCAGGGGTCGAAGCCATTACTTTTAAGGCAAACCTCGTACATATGGGGGCAAATATTGATGTTCAGATTGCGCACAAAGACCCCCATGTACTAGTAAAGGTAAGAGATGAACTAAAAAAGGCCCTGAGTTCATACCCTGGGGTATATAATATCGAAGACAACTATTCAGTTGGGAAACAGGAATTCAAAATCTTTTTACGTCCTGAAGGACGTCTTCTAGGGATAACTGAAGAAGACCTGGGAAGACAGATTAGAGCCGCATTCTATGGGGCAGAGGCCCTTAGGCTTCAAAGGGGACGAAATGAGGTCAAGGTCATGGTGAGATACCCCGATGCCAGAAGAAGAAGCGTCTTTGATCTGGAAGACATGAGGATACGGACACCTGGTGGTGGGGAGGTGCCGCTAAAGTACGTGGCCAAAATTGTCCCTGGAAGGGGGTACAACGCTATTTACAGGTTCAACCGCAAAAGGGTGATCGATGTTACAGCAAGCGTGGATAAGAAGGTGGCCAATGCACAAGATATCCTTGATGACCTAAAGACTGGTCTATTAAAGAGACTAGTCAATGATTATCCAGGTCTTACTTTTAGCCTCGAGGGCGAGTCAAAGGAAAGGCGCGAGTCTATGGATAGCATGATGTCTGGATTCTTGCTTGCCCTTTTTGGTATCTATGCCCTCCTCGCCATACCATTCAAGAGCTATGTTCAGCCATTTATAATCATGCTTGCAATCCCATTCGGTGTAGTAGGTGCAATTTTAGGCCACATGATAATGGGATATAACTTGAGTATTCTCAGTATGTTTGGAATTGTCGCCCTTTCTGGCGTGGTGGTTAATGATTCTCTTTTGTTGGTGGATCAGGCGAACAAGGTAAGAAGAAAAGGCCATTCTACCTTTGAGGCGCTGGTAATTGCCGCTACCAGGCGTTTTCGCCCAATCCTCCTTACTAGTTTAACGACCTTTTTTGGGTTAACTCCAATGATACTTGAGACAAGTGTTCAAGCACAATTTTTAATACCTATGGCAATAAGTCTTGGTTTTGGTATCCTATTCGCTACAATCATAACACTTTTCCTCATTCCTTCCTTCTACCTAGTATTAGAGGATGTAAAATCATTTTACGCATTTAAAAAGGTGGACCAAAAGAATGGATAA
- a CDS encoding protein-tyrosine phosphatase family protein — protein MTNYELTWITPQLAVGHAPMSYEDLDAIKKQGINAVVNLCGEFCDLHEIEEEFGFDVYFLPVPDEWVPDMDSLEKALEWLDEAIYLGKKVLVHCRHGIGRTGTFVASYLLRRGLGLKEAERCLKGTKAVPSNYYQWKLLRKYQKKSPPLKLREPSIELKSEIDLRAFFSEYEFLVREVEKRLVNSPGDHDKREDTGIYCCRERFQLEFIETLYLSKKINTEISLEMRKEVVLRATKCRTKKDHDFVCPLYMDERCILMDYRPIRCRAFKKAMVGPQEIVVKEVLNNISRQCFFSISGGLSAKEGLKFWIDDVCSGKFVQSYFRFLLLKEKSA, from the coding sequence TTGACCAACTATGAATTGACTTGGATAACTCCTCAGCTCGCTGTGGGGCATGCCCCAATGAGTTATGAGGATCTTGATGCCATTAAAAAACAAGGGATAAATGCCGTAGTGAATCTATGCGGAGAGTTTTGCGATCTTCACGAAATAGAAGAGGAATTTGGTTTTGATGTTTATTTCTTACCTGTCCCAGACGAGTGGGTCCCAGACATGGATTCCTTGGAAAAGGCATTGGAATGGCTGGATGAGGCAATTTATCTTGGCAAAAAGGTTTTAGTGCACTGTAGGCACGGAATAGGGAGAACAGGGACCTTTGTGGCGTCATACCTTTTGAGAAGGGGACTGGGATTAAAAGAGGCAGAAAGGTGCCTTAAAGGCACCAAGGCAGTTCCTTCAAATTATTATCAGTGGAAGCTTTTACGAAAGTATCAAAAAAAGTCTCCTCCGTTAAAGTTGCGAGAGCCATCTATTGAGCTAAAGAGCGAAATAGATTTGAGAGCTTTTTTTTCAGAATACGAATTCTTAGTGAGGGAGGTGGAAAAGAGGCTGGTTAACTCACCTGGCGACCATGACAAGCGCGAAGATACGGGAATCTATTGCTGTAGAGAACGCTTTCAGTTGGAGTTTATTGAGACGCTATACCTGAGTAAGAAGATTAATACAGAAATTTCCCTTGAGATGCGAAAAGAGGTTGTTTTAAGGGCCACGAAATGCAGAACAAAAAAAGACCATGACTTTGTCTGCCCCCTTTATATGGACGAAAGATGTATCCTCATGGATTACAGACCTATCAGGTGCAGGGCTTTTAAAAAAGCAATGGTGGGCCCTCAAGAGATTGTAGTTAAAGAGGTATTGAACAACATATCACGCCAATGCTTTTTTTCTATTTCAGGGGGCTTGTCCGCAAAGGAAGGGTTAAAGTTTTGGATCGACGATGTATGCTCAGGGAAGTTTGTCCAGTCTTATTTTAGGTTCCTACTCCTAAAAGAAAAAAGCGCCTAA
- a CDS encoding efflux RND transporter periplasmic adaptor subunit encodes MALKNVFKIFIPLIIILLGFLGMRFLMHLKTPPKKKGPTQIGMLVEVIKVKHTDHKVTISATGEVQARRQISVIPEVSGKLIWVNPKFERGGFLDKGEELFRIDSVDYEAEKAKKEEALREAELNLEEVKARKDASEHEWGLLNKEGEAPKSPLVFYEPQLKAAQARVKAAQAELQKALRDIARTRVRAPFPCLVLEEKVEIGRFVKAGEVVGEIVGTDSVEVKVSLSTDDVLLFAGEDRPQKGRKRVILTHKSFVWDGYFERFLPDVDKDGKMERAIIVVEDPFQRTKRVRGRPNLRIGQFVTVKIPGKILRNVCALPERALKDEHYIWKVDAENRLSIVRVDVIRRERGRIYVRGPLKDGDLVVISSISGASQGMRLRPVLVGEPL; translated from the coding sequence ATGGCACTTAAAAATGTTTTTAAGATTTTTATCCCATTAATAATCATCCTTTTGGGATTTTTGGGGATGCGTTTCCTCATGCATTTAAAGACGCCCCCAAAGAAAAAGGGCCCTACACAAATCGGAATGCTCGTGGAGGTAATAAAGGTAAAACATACTGATCACAAGGTGACTATTAGCGCTACTGGTGAGGTTCAGGCTAGGAGACAGATTTCTGTTATCCCTGAGGTCAGCGGTAAGCTTATATGGGTGAACCCCAAGTTTGAACGTGGAGGTTTTTTGGACAAAGGCGAAGAGCTGTTTAGGATCGATAGCGTGGACTATGAGGCTGAAAAGGCCAAAAAGGAAGAAGCCCTCAGAGAGGCAGAGTTAAACCTTGAAGAGGTCAAGGCCAGAAAAGATGCTTCAGAACATGAATGGGGGCTCCTAAATAAAGAAGGAGAGGCACCTAAGAGTCCCCTTGTGTTTTATGAACCGCAGTTAAAGGCAGCCCAGGCCAGAGTGAAGGCGGCACAGGCTGAACTACAGAAGGCGCTCAGAGATATTGCCCGGACTAGGGTACGTGCCCCGTTTCCATGTCTGGTATTGGAAGAGAAGGTGGAGATAGGAAGATTTGTAAAGGCTGGTGAGGTCGTGGGGGAGATCGTTGGTACTGACAGTGTGGAGGTCAAGGTCTCACTTAGCACAGACGATGTCTTGCTCTTTGCCGGAGAAGATAGGCCACAAAAGGGGCGCAAAAGGGTCATCTTAACCCATAAGTCCTTTGTCTGGGATGGATATTTTGAGAGATTTTTACCAGACGTGGACAAGGATGGAAAAATGGAAAGGGCCATTATAGTAGTCGAAGACCCTTTTCAACGCACCAAGAGGGTCAGAGGTCGGCCCAATCTTCGCATAGGTCAATTTGTTACTGTAAAGATACCAGGCAAAATTTTACGAAATGTATGCGCTTTACCTGAAAGGGCCTTAAAGGACGAACACTATATATGGAAAGTTGATGCAGAAAATCGCCTTAGTATCGTGAGAGTTGATGTCATAAGGCGTGAGAGGGGAAGGATATACGTCCGAGGCCCCTTAAAAGATGGAGACCTGGTGGTTATATCAAGTATTTCTGGTGCATCTCAGGGCATGAGGCTTAGACCTGTCCTGGTAGGAGAACCTCTATGA
- a CDS encoding TetR/AcrR family transcriptional regulator, whose translation MKNSDTRECILDACERLFADKGVRETSLRAITGTAGVNIASVNYYFGSKKGLVEAVLKRRLDPLNSERIRRLEYIRKEAELKGTRPSVREIMRAIFEPILLFKENTEHSENFLRFIARSMTDPDETVKAIFLREIRPVFELMFELLKKACPNTPDDVLFWKIQFSLGAMGHSLWGFRRLKMVPEGIDTDITSHELLELWLDFVTAGIENGI comes from the coding sequence ATGAAAAATTCAGATACCCGCGAATGCATACTTGATGCTTGTGAACGTCTTTTTGCCGATAAAGGAGTAAGAGAAACCTCTCTCAGGGCCATTACTGGGACTGCAGGAGTCAATATTGCATCTGTTAATTATTATTTTGGCTCAAAAAAGGGGCTTGTGGAGGCAGTATTAAAAAGACGCCTCGATCCCTTGAATTCTGAAAGGATCAGGCGTCTGGAATACATCAGGAAAGAAGCGGAATTGAAAGGTACTAGGCCATCAGTGAGAGAGATTATGAGGGCCATTTTTGAGCCTATTCTCTTGTTTAAGGAAAACACTGAACACTCGGAGAACTTCTTGCGATTTATTGCTAGGTCCATGACTGATCCTGATGAGACGGTCAAGGCAATTTTTTTAAGGGAGATAAGGCCCGTGTTCGAGCTAATGTTTGAGCTTTTAAAAAAGGCCTGTCCCAATACACCTGATGACGTTTTGTTTTGGAAGATTCAATTCTCGCTAGGTGCCATGGGGCATTCTCTGTGGGGTTTTAGAAGGCTGAAAATGGTGCCAGAAGGTATAGATACAGATATTACTTCACATGAGCTCCTTGAGCTGTGGCTTGACTTTGTAACTGCCGGTATAGAGAATGGTATATGA
- a CDS encoding efflux transporter outer membrane subunit produces MILGSGFKRISSLVLLSFVLTSCMPSRPMQPKPLKPIPSSFNWHHLDNSQGSKKIRPKLTYTTDKWWEIFEDDTLNSLIEIALKENLDIKEAVQRLQGARAIVKGARSALFPSITGGYDLSRSSRPGFFGKDIGTDYTINLAAGYELDLWKKFRSSASAAQFELDATKEDLDALGLVISANVASSYFLLRGLLEQEEILKNEIEIVKKRKAILSDRYRRGLVDSSVIYSEELRLRGLKAELLDLLAKIEKEKNALWLLLGDYPQKGFPFNPGPPKNLPQIPPVGIPIKVVEKRPDVRAAALRVRVQDERVHEKIAERFPTLGLNLNYGRSRNASSFGIISGIFWTVALDVAMPIFDAGFRSSQVEREKAELMSALIGYQRKLMQAIREVDEALYMNWVQEERLKEMEALYDAKRSLLKLADFQYERGTVDAIRVLENRLEILNARLSVSQNRTNIFLDRIGLIRAMGGRW; encoded by the coding sequence ATGATTTTGGGTTCGGGTTTTAAGAGAATCTCTTCGCTTGTGTTATTGTCGTTTGTGCTCACCAGTTGCATGCCTAGTAGACCGATGCAACCGAAACCACTAAAACCCATTCCTTCGAGCTTTAATTGGCACCACTTGGATAACTCTCAAGGATCTAAAAAAATAAGGCCCAAATTGACTTACACTACAGATAAATGGTGGGAGATCTTTGAAGACGATACGCTAAACTCACTCATTGAAATCGCGCTTAAAGAAAATCTTGATATTAAAGAGGCTGTTCAGAGGCTCCAGGGAGCAAGGGCTATTGTAAAGGGGGCAAGATCAGCTCTTTTTCCTTCAATAACTGGAGGTTACGATCTCTCGAGGTCAAGTCGGCCAGGTTTTTTCGGTAAAGATATTGGTACAGATTATACAATTAACCTTGCAGCTGGCTATGAATTGGATCTGTGGAAAAAGTTTAGAAGCAGTGCATCTGCGGCTCAGTTCGAACTCGATGCTACGAAAGAGGACTTGGATGCCCTGGGGCTTGTCATCAGCGCAAATGTAGCCTCTTCATATTTTCTGTTACGTGGACTCTTGGAACAAGAAGAGATTCTAAAGAATGAGATTGAAATCGTTAAAAAGAGAAAGGCTATTCTTTCAGATAGATATAGACGAGGGCTTGTTGATTCATCTGTGATTTACAGTGAAGAGTTGAGGCTAAGAGGGCTTAAGGCAGAACTTCTTGATCTTTTGGCAAAGATTGAAAAGGAGAAAAATGCCCTATGGCTGCTCCTTGGCGATTATCCCCAAAAAGGATTTCCATTCAATCCAGGGCCACCCAAGAATCTGCCTCAAATCCCTCCAGTAGGAATACCCATTAAGGTTGTTGAAAAGAGGCCTGATGTAAGGGCTGCAGCACTTAGAGTCCGCGTGCAGGATGAAAGGGTCCATGAAAAAATCGCAGAAAGATTTCCTACCCTTGGACTCAATCTAAATTATGGACGATCAAGAAACGCATCGAGTTTTGGGATAATCTCCGGAATTTTTTGGACTGTCGCCCTTGATGTGGCAATGCCAATATTTGATGCAGGCTTTAGGAGCTCACAGGTAGAGAGAGAAAAGGCGGAGTTAATGTCCGCTCTCATTGGGTACCAGCGAAAGCTCATGCAGGCCATACGAGAGGTAGATGAGGCACTATATATGAATTGGGTGCAAGAAGAGAGGTTAAAGGAAATGGAAGCCCTGTACGATGCCAAAAGATCCCTTTTGAAACTGGCAGATTTTCAATATGAGAGGGGCACTGTCGATGCCATTAGGGTACTTGAGAACAGGTTGGAGATCCTCAATGCACGGCTTTCGGTCTCTCAAAACCGTACCAACATATTCTTGGACAGAATTGGGCTTATAAGGGCCATGGGAGGGCGTTGGTGA